The DNA sequence TGGGGGAAGGAAGAAAGCTCATCATGCACGCAATGTGGTGCAGTATTTTGCACACTGAACCACATCTTGACAGGGTGTCCAAAAGCACTGGGAGACGGTCGATACAGGTGGAGGCACGACAAGGTACTAACGGAAATTGCCAAATGGGTGGAGTCCCAGAAAGCCAGGGCCAATAAGAACCAGGCACCTACCCCTGCAGCCACTAATTTCCATTTCCAAGGTGACCAGGCCCCCACGACAAAGACAACAGCGAAGAATCCATCTTCTATTTTGCAACATGCATCTGACTGGGAGTTGCAGGTGGACCTGAGAAGGAAACTCATTTTCCCACAAGAGATCGCAGTGACCTCACTCCGCCCTGATATGGTACTGATATCTAGGAGTACCAAAACCATCGTACTAGCTGAGCTCACAGTACCTTGGGAAGACAGGCTTGTAATATCACACCAACTGAAAAAAGCAAAATACCAGGATCTGGTGGACGAGGCCGTCATCAAAGGGTGGAATGCAAGCACCTTTCCCATTGAAGTAGGTTGCTGAGGTTCCCCAGCAACATCAGTGCGATACTTCCTGCAGAAGCTCGGCCTGGAACCGAGGCACTTGAAGCAAGCCATTAAGGAAATAGGCCTGGTGGCTGAGACCAGTTCAAGGTGGCTGTGGTTAAAGAGAGCCCACAGTTGGAAACCTTCTGCAGGTGAAGGTTAATCACCCTTTGCTGCCCCACTCAGGCGAAACGTACAGGCTAAGGGGCGAAACGCTAGTGAACCTGAGACACCTGCTGATGATGCAGAAGGGTTCTCAACTTGGTGGAATCTTAGACCACTCATTATGGAGTTCCATAATTTTTTTAATCCTTTTACAATACCATTCTAGCAGCCCAAGCAGTTTCTGCTTGTAGCTAAAGCATCTCTGATGTTTATCTCACCTCAACTtatattcattatttttttatagGCTAGAAAATCAGGTGTGTAGGCCTGGCTACTTTTATACATCATCAAATATTATTTCTTTGAACAAAACAGACTTTGTTTTTAGTGTAATTGAAATGGATCACGTAATCAGTGTCAATGATAACAAAAATACACGTTCAGACTTTTAGAACAGCTGAATCATAAAAGGATATTTTAATCTACTCAAACAACAGACTTTGGCAACTGCTGACTCATGGTGAGCAAGCATTATGGCTAAGGCTCTGTTCTGATTGGAGCTCACGTATGGAGGCAAACAGGGAGAGTACCACCTACAATCAAggtgtgtaggctataggctactttcaTACATCATCAAATATTGTTTCTTTGAACAAAACAGAGTATGGACTTTGTTTTTAGTGTAATTGAAATGGATCACGTAATCAGTGTCAATGATAACAAAAATACACGTTCAGACTTTTAGAACAGCTGAATCATAAAAGGATATTTTAATCTACACAAACAACAGACTTTGGCAACTGCTGACTCATGGTGAGCAAGCATTATGGGTAAGGCTCTGTTCTGATTGGAGCTCAGGGAGAGTAGCCTACCACCTACTTTTATAACAGCTGAATCATAGCTGGAAATTCTACACAAATGACCGACTTTGGCAAACTGCTGACTCGTGGTCAGCGAGCACAAAGGGCTAGGGGCCTTTAAGACTCAGttactgcaaaaaatgaaatctaaccaagtgtaatgATCTTATATTAAGGTAAATAATCTATATAGGCTACTTTCATACATCATCAAATATTATTTCTTTGAACAAAACAGAATATGGACTTTGTTTTTAGTGTAGTTGAAATGGATCACGTAATCAGTGTCAATGATAACAAAAATACACGTTCAGACTTTTAGAACAGCTGAATCATAAAAGGATATTTTAATCTACACAAACAACAGACTTTGGCAACTGCTGACTCATGGTGAGCAAGCATTATGGCTAAGGCTCTGTTCTGATAGGCTACTTTCATACATCATCAAATATTATTTCTTTGAACAAAACAGACTTTGTTTTTAGTGCAATTGAAATTGATCACGTAATCAGTGTCAATGATAACAAAAATACACGTTCAGACTTTTAGAACAGCTGAATCATAAAAGGATATTTTAATACACAGACAACAGACTTTGGCAACTGCTGACTCATGGTGAGCAAGCATTATGGCTAAGGCTCTGTTCTGATAGGCTACTTTCATACATCATCAAATATTATTTCTTTGAACAAAACAGACTTTGTTTTTAGTGCAATTGAAATGGATCACGTAATCAGTGTCAATGATAACAAAAATACACGTTCAGACTTTTAGAACAGTTGAATCATAAAAGAATATTTTAATCTACACAAACAACAGACTTTGGCAACTGCTGACTCATGGTGAGCAAGCATTATGGCTAAGGCTCTGTTCTGATTGGAGCTCAGGGGAGGTGGCCTACCACCTACTTTTATAACAGCTGAATCATAGCTGGAGATTCTACACAAATGACCGACTTGTGGTCGGCGAGCACAACGGGCTAGGGGCCTTTAAGACTCAGttcactgcaaaaaatgaaatctaaccaagtgtaattatcttatattaaggtaaataatctatttggtattgttttaagtatgaaaatacttaccaagcgctctctcaaaagataatttcacttaatttaagaagactttgacttattttaaggagtcgtATCAAGATAATTTCATTTACTGAACTGGCAGATAAATTTGTATGTTTTACGACAAATTcacttactgcactggcagataattttgcttattttcaggaagaattgacTTAAAATAAGACAAACGTTTCTTAAATTGAGTGAAATTATatcaaaagaaagcactaggtaagtgtttccatactaaaaacaatacaaactagTTTTTTTGTCTTGATAAGTTTAAAACACTTGattagattttattagacaagccATTTTTTGCAGCtctggaggagagaagacaggggGATTAAGAGGAAGACTTTGAGTAGTGCGTGATGGTAACCCAGTGAATAACCCAACTTGGGTGCGACCACTATTTACCCAGTGGTTGGGTTAAAATTGTGCTGTTTGAACCAAGtttttttttagagtgtagTGCGTGATGagtctctccgcctctctccaGCCGGACTCCAGAGCTCCGTGGGCAGTGGAGAAGAAAGTGTCGTGAGTGGCCTCACCAGCAAACAACACCTGcaggggctacacacacacacacacacacacacacacacacacacacaatcattaatTAACATGTTGATTCTAGAGTGAGTGGGCGATTGCTTGTTTCAACCTGTTCCAAGGTGTAGGTAATGCTGCAATTGCCAAATTTAAGGCGTGTTCATGTACGCAACATTTTTAGCTGCCTGATATACAGTAGCAACAAAAAACTGTATGTACAGAATAAATATGGGTATGTGAGAATAAATATCCCTGGTAACagcttataataataataataataataataataataataataataataatgtgtatGGGACATTCCCCATAATCAGCAACTACTgtataagtaggcctatgtccCTTGGtgttttacagtattttttttttttttttttaagtatattttttttggcttttttgtgcctttaatgttgacaggacagtagagagagacaggaagcgaatgggtgagagagtcagggtgggatccggaaaggacctcggggcgggaatcgaacccgggtcgccggcgtgcggtgcaggtgccccagccagttgcgccacggctggggcctgttTTACAGTAATTTGAACTTTGGTGCGCCTTTGTCCCAGAAAGGTTGAGAACCTCTgccctagagtgtgtgtgccaggtggTGTAAGTCTCGAGCGGAGCAGCCAGAGGACAGGTAAGAGTGGAAGTCaaaggtgaagtgtgtgtgtgtgtgtggaattatTCGTCATCTGTGTGGGTGTCTCTGtatcctggagtgtgtgtgttctgtgtgcctCCTTACCTTAATACAGTAAATAGAGCTTACTGacccaaagtgtttgtgtgtgtgtgtttcaatgtcTCCTTAgcctggtgtgtgcatgtgtgtgttctgtaggcAGTGGTTCTGTCAGatgttgtatacagtatatcatacaAAGCAGCCGGAAACAGGCAAGAGTAGGAGTcacaggtgaagtgtgtgtgtgtgtgtgtgtgtgtatccttaccttggagtgtgtgtgctctgtaggCAGTGGTTCGGCCAGGTGTTGATTGTCTTGAGCAGAGCAGCCGGTAGCCAGGTAAGAGTAGGCGCCACAGGTGAATTCGTCATGGAACCACTGAGAGCGCAACATCCTACTGGGACTCACTGTTGGGATACCTACAATACACACATTTGAATTCCTTATTTGGATTGACAGGTAGGATAAGTATCATGACAAGCTTAAATGGAGTGTCCAACAGTAGCAGAAGTATTAATCCATAATGTGCAAAACCAGGGATAAAGGGGACACTTGCGCTTCCAGATaaagacacgcacgcacgcacgcacgcaggttCACAAGTGTCGTAGGTTTTAGACGACGTAATCCCTATACGTTTAAGCACCAAATGGGGgctgctcactgctccgggttagtgtgtgcttcacctcactgtgtactgttagtgtgtgcttcacctcactgtgtactgttcactaattcactaaTTTACGGATTGGGATGAATGCACAGACCAAATTTCAAaagagtatatacagtatacttattCTATACTCATAAAATGGGCACATTGGAGGTACCAATTTATCCACTGAACACTTAGTCATACAGTCAAACagtcagtatgtgtgcatgcagtacagtatgtcagtcagTGTGCACTACCTGTAAACCTGCGCAGCACTTGAGTGACCGTGTTCAGAACTTCTGTCTCAGAGAGGGATTCCATATGTTCAGATTCATGACCAGCCATCCAGCCACACAGAACATGTCCATACCTGTGAGAAACACAAAAAAGCTGTTTTCAGGTTTTCTGCACATTTTCTGACAATTGCTTGGCAAATTTCTGACGGTaacagacattcagacatgaagcatacagtatatgcggaATTTAAACGGCCACcttttgttcacatctaatttaGAATGTTTtgtctatagacctctgaagctcgCCTATACAAGAGCTACCATCTCTGCCCATATGAGGAGATCCGGCATCTTGAGACTTTTACTATGCAAAAAATAACATGAGggtttggaattatcacacctgttaaactctcacgaaACAAAACTCTCACGACAAAATTGGAAAGGCAGGCGTTTTCcggaacacacttttgtcctctcccttcgagtggatactgtgatctccgaaGGTGAAGGCGGAAgcctttgatttttgctaccccagagctaacttgcgatgcaacttgccattaagttagtaaGTTAGCTCCTGGGGTTGCAAAAATCAAACTGTGTACCGGATCTCAAAGATAGCAGCTTTTTTTGTATGCGTAAGCTTGAGCATGGTAAAACCAAAGAGCTTGCAGACCCAGTGTGTAAGCACTTTGGAtggcagtgtgtatgtgcgtgtcttGTTGGCTTGAGCATGGTGAAGCCAAAGACTTTGCAGGCTCAGTGTGTACGTATGTTGAGCGACActgtgtgcaggcgtgtgtgtgtgtgtgtgtacctctcggcAGGTGTAAGCACTGTGAAGCCGAAGAGCTTGCGGACCCAGTCTTTGTGTATgttgggcactgtgtgtgtgtgtgtgtgtgtgtgtgtgtgtacctctcggtAGGTTCCATTACTGTGAAGCCGAAGAGCTTGCGGACCCAGTCTTTGTGTATgttgggcactgtgtgtgtgtgtgtgtgtgtgtacctctcggtAGGTTCCATTACTGTGAAGCCGAAGAGCTTGCGGACCCAGTCTTTGTGTATgttgggcactgtgtgtgtgtgtgtgtgtgtgtgtgtgtgtgtgtgtgtgtgtgtgtgtgtgtgtgtgtgtgtgtgtgtgtgtgtgtgtgtgtgtgtgtgtgtgtgtgtgtacctctcggtAGGTTCCATTACTGTGAAGCCGAAGAGCTTGCGGACCCAGTCTTTGTGTATgttgggcactgtgtgtgtgtgtgtgtgtgtgtgtgtgtgtgtacctctcggtAGGTTCCATTACTGTGAAGCCGAAGAGCTTGCGGACCCAGTCTTTGTGTATgttgggcactgtgtgtgtgtgtgtgtgtgtgtgtgtgtgtgtgtgtgtgtgtgtgtgtacctctcggtAGGTTCCATTACTGTGAAGCCGAAGAGCTTGCGGACccaatctgtgtgtatgttgggcactgtgtgtgtgtgcgtgtgtgtgtgtgtgtgtgtgtacctctcggtAGGTTCCATTACTGTGAAGCCGAAGAGCTTGCGGACCCAGTCTTTGTGTATgttgggcactgtgtgtgtgtgtgtgtgtgtgtgtgtgtgtgtgtgtgtgtgtgtgtgtgtgtgtgtgtatgtgtgtgtgtgtgtacctctcggtAGGTTTAAGCACTGTGAAGCCGAAGAGTTTGCGGAcccagtctgtgtgtatgttgggcaccgtgtgtgtgtgtgtgtgtgtgtgtgtgtgtgtgtgtgtgtgtgtgtgtgtgtgtgtgtgtgtgtacctctcggtAGGTTCCATTACTGTGAAGCCGAAGAGCTTGCGGACCCAGTCTTTGTGTATGTTGGGCACCGTGTCTGCcagctgcacctcctcctcccacagCAGGTAGATGGCCTCGGTCTCTGGGTCCCAGAAGGGCTCCTGGAACTCCAGGTATATCTTGTTGACGGTGCCAAAGCCCATCCTCTGGACGGTGTGCAGCTTGTGCAGCGGTAATGGGGGCCTCAGGAAAGTGTCATGGTGCTTCTTGAAGTAATCTACACAGGGGggaaaagaagtgtgtgtgtgtgagtgtgcagttGAGTCCAGGCACTATCCGGTAGAGTCCAAATGCCCCAAGCCCCACcttatgcgtgtctgtgtctgtgtatgctcaCCTGGGGAAGGTGCAGTCGAGTCCAGGTAGCGTCCGGTAGACTCCAAACATCCCCAGCCACACAGTGTCCATGCTGTGTGTTCCAGTCAAACAGCACTGGGCCTTCATCACTGAGGTGGCGAGCGCCATCCTCAGTTTTCGCGTGCCCTCTTCCTCCCCACGCCACTCTTCCTCTGCCAGGCGGGTGAACTCTGCCTTAAAGTACTCCCCCACGCTGCCCGCGGGCTCGCCTGCCTGGGTTAAGCCCTGCGTCTGCTCGATTACCTGGTAGAAGAGCTCCAGGGCGGGCGCCAGACTCTCCGCCGACACAGCACCCCCCGAGCTGCGCAGGAAGCTGGGCACCAAGGGAAGATTGCCGCCCACGTCTATGGCCTGGTTCTCCTCCGTCATGGACTCCGGGTCCAGCAGGTTGTACTGGCAGGCCAGCCGGAACACGGCGTTCTCCTGGGACGGCCCGTGGACCCAGGCGGCCCCCATCTCCACAATGCTGCTACCTGGACACAGACAAAGGCATGATATAGGAGCACTCGTCACCAcaccagggctattcaacttcattaCCAAGTGGGCCTGACAGGAAAACCACTGGGTCTTCACAGGCCATTCAAAATATAGCTGTAAGAGACATATGTTCATGAGTACCCAGCTACATTTTAAGTTCAATAGACTAAAACAGTAGTTAAAACAATTCCAAATAGACATAAGGTGCTTATAGAGCAGGTCCACATTATTTGGCAAATGAATCAGTACTGCGCCATGAATAACATTCATAGACAACTTCTGTCATATTTAATATTTGTAAAACTAACCACAGTAAAACGCACTAACAATAAGCAGCATTGTAATGTCTCAATCAGGTGATATAACTATCGTACGCATCTTTCGTAAAATAGCCTCAGTAAATTATTAGGATACCAACTGTCTCCAAAAACTCACCAAATTTGCCCGTTCGTATTCTTCCACCGCTCCTACCCGTTGCCTCGACAATACGGACATTCCGAAACCCATGCTTGGTGAGTTTCAGCGCAGCACCAATCCCGGAGATCCCGCACCCAACTATAACAATTTTAGCATCGAGACTGGGAAGAGCCATTGCAAGTCTAACGCGTCGGTTTTCGCAGCAGACGACGGATGGGAAATGAATAGTTCAGTTAAACTTGTAAGCCTACTCGAAACTAGTGATGGTAGTCTGACACTGAAACTTCGATATGTGCTTCAAGCCACTACTACTCCGAAGGTACAGAAAATCATGACATATATACGTCCGAAGCAGCATATGCACATTTCTGGATGAGTCACCTCACCTTACCTCACCTGGGTAGTTCAGGCCACCACCACACGCGAACCAACAGGTGCTGCCGCTGCAATTGGCACCGTCTTGTTTTGATTCTGAATTGCGCGTCCAAAGCATGAATATCTATACGCAAAATATAGCGCGCGGTTAGTGGTAGCCTCTACAGTGACAAGCATTCGTTTGTTCATATCGATTTATTTGCATTAAAGCATCTAGGAAGAGAGGTCATTCTGACATGTGGGAAACTGTATTCTGATCGCTCCTAATAACCGGAAATGCGCGCCGGCATCACGCCCACTGAATGAATTTTCTCTGTAAGTGGAGAGTTTGTGAGCAAATAAGAATCCACATCAGTCCAAAAAGTGTGGGGGAAAATAATGTTTCTGAAAaagacaagcacaagcacacccaACATATTCCATATTCTCTCACCATATCCTGTTTCCCCAAGAACTCTTGCCCCAAAATCCaataacacaatacacacatgtattaCTATTTATTTGTAAAAACGGATAtccctatgtatgtgtgtgtgtgtgtgtgtgtgtatatgtgtgtgtgtgtgtgtgcgcaggtacggtgctatgccgcctgaaaaactcgCGTACACGAGTTGAGACTCGACGTGATTCGAGCGTAGCCACCACGATCACGTTCAAATTGATATATGCCATGCTTTGCGTGGAAATAAGTGTATGCGCCTGTTTTATGTCGCAGGCCtgcgcacgtttcataaatgaagGCCTATGCGAGTGAAGAATATTATGCTTGGTCTTTCAACAGAGTaccagcagagggcgctgtCTATCTTATAACTCAAATCAGTGATGTATGTAGGAGAGTGTAGCCTTTAAATGTGTTGAGGTAAAAGAGAATGTGTTGAGgtataggggtgtgtgttgctagagtatccacgatattccgcagcccaacaatgggggtcgccatgacaccgagacggttttctatttccggcgaagctgcattgtatctgttttaacgtgacggtttacggtgcttaacatatcataacgcatataaaagtcaacatttctattttatatcggttatatgtgatgcagtatatacatgctgagggcagaattgtcaacatttcgaacgaaatctaagttgaggcataacctagtttgctatggagaacgcacatgttaacagaatgaacggaagttgaaaacagtatcgtaaccatcgcaacgatacatatttccgggttaaggaaagaggtggatattTAGGTGTTT is a window from the Sardina pilchardus chromosome 18, fSarPil1.1, whole genome shotgun sequence genome containing:
- the LOC134064405 gene encoding peroxisomal N(1)-acetyl-spermine/spermidine oxidase-like, whose protein sequence is MALPSLDAKIVIVGCGISGIGAALKLTKHGFRNVRIVEATGRSGGRIRTGKFGSSIVEMGAAWVHGPSQENAVFRLACQYNLLDPESMTEENQAIDVGGNLPLVPSFLRSSGGAVSAESLAPALELFYQVIEQTQGLTQAGEPAGSVGEYFKAEFTRLAEEEWRGEEEGTRKLRMALATSVMKAQCCLTGTHSMDTVWLGMFGVYRTLPGLDCTFPSVDYFKKHHDTFLRPPLPLHKLHTVQRMGFGTVNKIYLEFQEPFWDPETEAIYLLWEEEVQLADTVPNIHKDWVRKLFGFTVMEPTESA
- the LOC134063752 gene encoding peroxisomal N(1)-acetyl-spermine/spermidine oxidase-like, with the protein product MEPTERYGHVLCGWMAGHESEHMESLSETEVLNTVTQVLRRFTGIPTVSPSRMLRSQWFHDEFTCGAYSYLATGCSAQDNQHLAEPLPTEHTHSKPLQVLFAGEATHDTFFSTAHGALESGWREAERLITHYTLKKNLVQTAQF